AAGGCCCCAGCGGGCAATGAGGGGCCGAGCAAGCTGGAACTGAGCGGCGCCGAGAAGCGGCTGGTGGATTTCGAGAGGAAGGTCGAGCGGGCGAACGGCCAGCCCTTCCCCCTCGGCTACACGGAGAACGAGGCCCTGAAACGAGTTAAGGACCTCAAGGAGCGGTTCCCCGACGACCCGAAGGTGGACGAACTCTTCGAGCGCGGCCGCAAGGCGCTTATCGCCAGCAAGGGCGAGGCGATGACCCTCGGCCCCGAGGCCACGGCCTATCGCCTGAATGAGCAGAAGCTCAAGGGGCTCTTCAGCGAAAAGGCGGACAAGGAGCTGGCCGCCCTGATGGCCGAGGTGGAGAAGGACAAGGCGTCGCTCACCCAGCCCTTCCCCGCGCCCAGCCACCGCGAGGTCGAGGCCGAGGCGCTCAAGGGCAAGTTCGTCGTCCTCAAGGACTTCGAATACCCCGCAAACGAGTTCACCGACTTCCACGGCCAATACGTCTACGTGGGCAGCGGCACCAAGGGCTTCTACTTCGTGCAGCTCTCGGGCCGCCCCTGGCTGGGGGCCTACGAGGCCCTGCGGCGCTACCGCCGCCTGGTGAACCGCGACCTGCCCGAGGACGGCAAGTGGACCCTGATCGGGCGGGTGACGGGGCTGGAGATGCTGGTGCCCGACGCGGGCAAGGAGAAGGTGGAGGTCGCGCAGTGGGGCTGGGGCGTCGAGCCCGTGGCCATCCACGTGCCCGGCTGCACGCTGGCCGTGGCCGACCCCAAGGCCGAGCTCGGCGGCGCCTTCAGCGGCGAGGCCGAGATGGAGCAGATCAAGGGTGCCATGTACACCATCAAGAGCGTGCCCGACGACGCGACGCCCGAACGCCTCACCGAAATCTACATCGCGGCCATCAAGGAGAAGAACTACCCGCTGTTCCTGGACTGCATAGACCCGAACCGCCGCGCGACCAGGACGGCGCTGAGCCGCATCGGCTACCACTGGGACCTGCACCAGGAGCGGTTTGCCAAGCTCTACTGCCACGTGGTCGTCGGCCCGGCCAAGACGCAGGTGCTCAAGGGCTTCGACGAGAAGGGCGACCTCGAGGGCTTCTTCCTCAGCGAGGAGGACAAGGCGAAGATCAAGCAGCACGCCGAGGCCCTCGTCGAGGTGGCCGAGCTGACGACGAAGGCCTACGACGAGCGCGGCCGACAGTACGGCAGCCCCAAGCCGCGCTTCTTCAAACGCACCGAGAAGAAGCGCTGGTACATCACCAACTACGACCAGCCGTTCTGACCCCCGCAACTCACGGAAAGAGGTGACACCATGAAGACGCGAACCCTCGGCACGCTCGGCCTGCTGGCGGCGGCCCTCCTGGGCGGCCTGGGGGCGATGCCATCCGAGACCAAACACCCTGTCTTGGACAAGCTCACAGACGTCAGCCCCACCGCCAAGCGGCAGGCCAACTACCTCCTCACCGAGGTGATCCACTACTTCGAGAAGATCGATAAGATCATTGGGTCCGACAGCGTCGTGCAGGGGAACATGGACGACGTGTTCACGGCTGCGGACAACCACTTTGCGGGGAAGTGGGCGGACGGCATAAACGACGTTCTGGAGGCGTACCTCGCCTGGGCCAAGCAGAAGGGCCAGACCGTGAAGTCCATGCCCCAGGACTGGAAGGACTACTTCGCAGGCATCGCGGCCTTTCTCACCGAGCTGTCGAACACCCACGGGCCCAAGGCGGTGCGCTGGAAGCGCGAGCTCAACGCCATGAACAAGCGGTTCGCCAAGTACACCAAGTTCGAGCCCACGGTGCTCAAGGTCGTGCGGGAAGACGCTGTGGCTGCTGATGCCGAACTCGCCGCCACGAAGGCCCTGCTCGACAAGCCGGTTGTCTCACTCGACGACGCCAAGCAGCGCCGCCGCCACCTCCAGAAGGCCAAGACCACGATGAAGAACATCCAGGAGTGGGCGGTAACACAGGTCAAACGCGTCGACGAAACCATGTCCGATACCAAGCTGAAGCCCGATGCCTTCAAGAAGGGCCTCGACGACCTGGAGGCCTGGTCCAATGCCCTGAACGCGAACGACAAGGTGCCACCGCCCCCGAAGGCCCTGGCCGCCGGCTGGGTGGGGGTCGGCAAGACGAAGCTGGACGAGTTCAAGCGCAACTACGGCGAGGTCGAGCGCGGCCTGTCCGACTTCCGCAAGGGCGACCTCTTCAAGGACACCGCGTTCTTCAAGGGGGTCCGCTACGACGGCCTGGCCGCCGTCGTCGAGGAGTGGCTCGCCAAGGCCGACGCGCGGATTGACAAGATCGAGGGTAAGTGATGCGGCGTAGTGTGCCCTACACAGGGGCGGCCGCCGGGTCGTGGCGTGTGTCGGGCTCGAAGGGGAAGGCTGGCCGCCGGCGGCGGGTGTAGGGCAGGCGCTCGATGTGCATGTCGCCCGCGCCAGGCGTGAGAAGCATGATGTACCGCGGCGCGATGCGGCTGAGGCCGGGGAACAGATAGCCCTCCTTCACCACCACGAGCTTGTACGTCAGCGGGTCCAGGCCGCACGCCTCGAAGTGGCTGGGGTCGGTGAACGCCGTCGGCCCCTCGGCCAGCACGGCCTCGATGCCGCCGATGCGGACGACCGCCCAGCGGGGCTTGGGAATCAAACGCACGACCAGAGCGTCGGCCTCCAGCGGCGGGCCGTGGCGCTTCTCGATCGCCGCGCCGATGGCGAGGCGCAGCGCCTTCCCCTCCCCCGCCTCGAAGCACCTGGCCACTGCGGCGCGGTCGTTGAGGCCCGCCACCAGCGCGTTGCTCACTTTCCGCTCGGCCAGATGCCGCAGCACGATGGGCAGGTCGCCCGGGGCGCTGGCCGTGACGTTGTCGCCGCTGTCCGTGAGGAACACGGTCGGCTCAGGGGCCTCCAGCCCCCGTGTCACACCCTTTTCCAGGTCGGCCGTCTCGCAGCCGAAGGCGAAGTCGCGCCTTGCCTCCCAGACGAGTCGCGCGAGATGAGCCGCCGCGGCGCGGGCTGCGACGCGCGAGCCGTCGGCCGTCACCATCACGGCCATCCCCGTGTCGGGCGAATCGGTCCACGCGCAGCCCACGAACAGCGTGGCCGCGAGGATCAATCTCCCGCGGGTTTCAAACCTGCGGGAGGTTCCGGCTTCGACCCTTCGCGCCTCCTCCACGAGCGAGCCGAACGGCTCAGCCGTCGTCATCGCCTTCTCGCCGGGCAGGATGATGGGAACGGGCAGCACGCAGGACACGGGCCGCACCTTGCCTCGCAGCGTGTCGAGGAGGATGCGTCCCGCTCGCTCCGCCGTTTCGGCGCCGTCGGTGTGCGGCGCGGTCTTCAGGCCGACAAGAATGTCGCCGAATTCCCCCATTCGGGCGGGGATGTTGCCGTGGAGATCGAACGTGCATGCAATGGGCACGCCCGGGCCGACCACCTGGCGCACCTCGCCCACGAGCACCGACTCCGCCGGCCCGATCCCCTCGGCGTACATCGCCCCGTGGAGCCGCAGGAATACGGCGTCCACCGGCATCGCCGCGCGGAGCGAGGCGAGCACCTTGTCCATCGTCTCGCGGCATGCCGCACCGTCCACCGTTCCGCCGCCGGCCGGATGTGCGGCCAGGCCCGGCACGATCTCGATCTCCGATCCTTCCCAGGCCGGCAGAGGCCGCGAGCTCGCCTCGCCGAATCGGAACGCCGTCGTCTTCACGGGGTGAAACGTATTCGTCTCATGCGCGAAGGCCGCCACGAACACGCGCTTGGCCGGCAGCATTCCTGTCTCCTCTGCGGTCGCGGGATGTAAACGTGTCACCGGCCAAGGAGTTCGCGGAACTCGTCGGGTGTCAGCCCGGCGTCTCGCACTATCGCGCGGAGCAGCCCAGGGCGAAGCTCGCGGTGCATGGGGACGGTGAGCGGTTTGTGCTGGGCGGGGTGGGGGTGTCTCATGCGGACGTGGCTGCCCTTCTGGCGAACGGCCCGGTAGCCGACCCGTTCCAGAGCAGCCACGGTCTCCCTCCCCGAGACCAGCGGGAGGCGGGGGCTCATGCGGTCACCAGGACGCTGCCCACGAGGGTCTTCGACGGGTCAGGCAAGGGCTCCTTATTGGCTAGCATGTCTTCCAGGCACAGCTCGATGGCCTCCCGGATGTTCTCCAGAGCCTCGTCGAGGGTGTCGCCCTGGCTGTAGCACCCGGGCAGCGTGGGGCACGCGACGACGTATCCGCCGTCCGGGTCAGGTTCGAGGACCACCTTGAAATCCATGACCCTCGTCTTCCGCATCACGCATCTCCTCACAGGTACATCCGTCCAAGCCTGTTGTCATTATACCACATGCTCGCAGGCTACTCGGGCCTGAGCGCGGCGCGCAGGCCCTCGAGGCGCGAGCCATCGGGCCGCCGCAGGCGGGCGGCCATGCCCCAGTCGCCCCCGCCGTTCCACACTTTGACGAGCAGGGCATTCCAGCCCTTCTTGAGAACCACCTCGGCCTTGTCGCTCGCTACGGCGAAGCTGCGGGCCTGGTTGGCGTTGATGACGAGCGCACCATTGAGCCACACCTTGGCCCCGTCGTCGCTGCCGAACTCCAGCCGCGCCTTCTGGTCCGCGGGCGACCAGACACAGGTGCGCAGATAGGCCACGGCGTTCTGCTTGTCGCCGAACTTCTTGTCCAGGTCCATGTGGAAGGGGTCGGATCGCCGTTCGCCGCCGCCGGGGGGAATGATCTCCCAGGCGATCTTCTCGCGGGGCACGGCAGCCCCGCCCACCATCTCGGATTCGGGCGGGAAAACTTCGTCGTGGAGGCCCTGGCCCTCCTTGCCGCTCTTGGTGTAGGGGCCGCTGACTTCCCAGGCGGTGATGTAGTCCTCGGTCTTGTCGAGCTGGTCGAGGGCCTCCTGGGCCTGTTTCTTCACGTCGTCGTTGGGCGCGCCATCGAGGAGCTTCTTCAGCGCGGCCTTCGCCGCATCGGGCTGGGTGCCGATGAGGGAGCCCGCGATCTTGACGGCCGCAATGGCGGCTTCGGCCTTGAGCGCCTCGTCGCCCAGAAACGGCTCGACGGCTTTGAGCGCCTCGGGGCTGGGCACGCTGCCCATTCCCCCGAGGATTTCCCTCTTTTCGTCGGGCCGCCGCGCCGCCTTCATCGCGTCGGCGAGCAGTGCCAGCCGCGCCTCAGCCGTTCGTTCGCCGGGCAGTGCCAGCACGCGCAGGCAGCCGCGGAGGGCGAGCACGTGGTGGGCCAGGTTGTCAGTGCCCTTCGCCACGGCGAGCAGGTCGGCGGCCACCGCGCCATCGGGCCAGTCGGCCAGAGCGCGAATCGCCGCATCCTTCACGTCGGGGTTGGCGTCCTTGAGCGCGGCGCGGACGGCTTCCAGCGCGTTGGCCCCGCCGAGCTTGCCGAGGACGCGCAGCAGGGCGCCGCGGGCCGGGCCCTGGGCCTTGGGCAGCGCGGCGAGGATGGGGGCGGTGCGCTTCGCTTCGTCCTCGATGCGCGCGCACACGGAGCTGAGCGCCCGTTCGGCCGCGGCGCGGTCCTTGTCGTCGGCCTTCACGAGCAGGGCCACCAGGCCATCAAGCGCCTCGGCGCCCGCGTAGCCGCCCAGGGCCTTGAGGGCCTCGGAGCGGACGGCCTCCTCCTTGTCGCTCGCGGCCTGGAGCAGCGCGGGCACG
The Planctomycetota bacterium genome window above contains:
- a CDS encoding type II toxin-antitoxin system HicA family toxin, coding for MSPRLPLVSGRETVAALERVGYRAVRQKGSHVRMRHPHPAQHKPLTVPMHRELRPGLLRAIVRDAGLTPDEFRELLGR
- a CDS encoding type II toxin-antitoxin system HicB family antitoxin, encoding MRKTRVMDFKVVLEPDPDGGYVVACPTLPGCYSQGDTLDEALENIREAIELCLEDMLANKEPLPDPSKTLVGSVLVTA
- a CDS encoding M81 family metallopeptidase, translated to MLPAKRVFVAAFAHETNTFHPVKTTAFRFGEASSRPLPAWEGSEIEIVPGLAAHPAGGGTVDGAACRETMDKVLASLRAAMPVDAVFLRLHGAMYAEGIGPAESVLVGEVRQVVGPGVPIACTFDLHGNIPARMGEFGDILVGLKTAPHTDGAETAERAGRILLDTLRGKVRPVSCVLPVPIILPGEKAMTTAEPFGSLVEEARRVEAGTSRRFETRGRLILAATLFVGCAWTDSPDTGMAVMVTADGSRVAARAAAAHLARLVWEARRDFAFGCETADLEKGVTRGLEAPEPTVFLTDSGDNVTASAPGDLPIVLRHLAERKVSNALVAGLNDRAAVARCFEAGEGKALRLAIGAAIEKRHGPPLEADALVVRLIPKPRWAVVRIGGIEAVLAEGPTAFTDPSHFEACGLDPLTYKLVVVKEGYLFPGLSRIAPRYIMLLTPGAGDMHIERLPYTRRRRPAFPFEPDTRHDPAAAPV